The Yoonia sp. SS1-5 genome contains a region encoding:
- a CDS encoding GNAT family N-acetyltransferase has translation MTDISIDIATRRDLAQIQALIRELSAFHGDTAQVTLEQLQDIFFGSHPKGIAFVARENGAVTGYAGVLETIAVHSALPRFDIHHLHVVETQRNKGIGRALIAAAARYAGTRGARGLTIGTDAQNMTAQAAYRAMGLEEITDTGPRFWIEAS, from the coding sequence ATGACTGACATATCAATCGACATCGCAACACGCCGCGATTTGGCGCAGATACAGGCTCTGATCCGGGAACTCTCGGCCTTTCACGGGGACACGGCGCAGGTCACGCTGGAACAGCTGCAGGATATCTTCTTTGGCTCACATCCCAAGGGGATCGCTTTTGTGGCACGGGAAAATGGCGCCGTCACAGGCTATGCGGGGGTTCTGGAAACAATCGCCGTGCATTCGGCATTACCGCGATTTGATATTCACCATCTGCATGTGGTCGAAACACAGCGCAACAAGGGGATCGGCCGGGCCCTGATCGCGGCGGCCGCGCGCTATGCGGGCACCCGCGGCGCGCGCGGGCTGACAATCGGGACTGACGCACAGAACATGACGGCGCAAGCGGCCTATAGGGCCATGGGGCTGGAAGAAATCACAGATACAGGACCGCGGTTCTGGATCGAAGCGTCGTAG